A stretch of Thermococcus bergensis DNA encodes these proteins:
- a CDS encoding ABC transporter permease, producing the protein MRWVDVKESLSEFWYDFRRQKSGLLGIVLLFLFVFTAAAAPILTSPDIPEKWQGFWLDNPKNVPPTWINALSSQKMATHLAITGDELQNLITKTDSGYLIKVSYNNEYDIPPQDIVIKDLAGDASGGKLSISVMVERPDGRKITLLENYKFSGSLVLQLGSHPQVRDNLIKWIKSEGIYVDPIQEFQYKTLMDATKVIFGELNENILEAPTPLTGTYTFTILVNVPEGSSVSFENAKIIFTGRTYGKLGTDFKGRDLLAGIIWGSRVSLVIGISVAVFSVIVGIFYGVTSAYLGGWSDELMMRFQEFMASIPSLPILILMGAYFGGHIKLWQIVVLLVLFGWVGIARVARSMALQIKEQTYVEAAKALGAGTGRIIFKHMVPQLLPYAFAQMALSVPSAVLSEASLSYLGLGDPTAVTWGQILHDAQVAGAAVNGYWWWVIPPGLAIALVGLTFVLIGTALDRVLNPRLKRL; encoded by the coding sequence ATGAGATGGGTTGATGTTAAAGAATCACTTTCGGAGTTCTGGTATGATTTCAGAAGACAAAAATCTGGTCTACTTGGTATAGTGTTGCTCTTCCTGTTTGTATTTACTGCCGCTGCAGCCCCGATATTAACCTCCCCCGACATTCCTGAGAAGTGGCAGGGTTTTTGGTTAGACAATCCCAAAAATGTGCCTCCTACTTGGATTAATGCCTTATCAAGTCAAAAAATGGCTACCCACTTAGCAATAACGGGCGATGAACTCCAAAACTTAATCACCAAGACAGATTCAGGGTATCTCATAAAGGTATCCTACAACAACGAGTATGATATTCCCCCACAGGATATTGTAATAAAGGATCTTGCCGGGGATGCCTCTGGAGGTAAGCTTTCCATTAGTGTTATGGTGGAGAGGCCAGATGGCCGTAAGATAACACTGCTGGAAAACTACAAGTTTTCCGGTAGTCTTGTCCTCCAGCTAGGGTCTCATCCTCAAGTTAGAGACAACTTGATCAAGTGGATTAAGTCAGAGGGCATTTATGTTGATCCCATTCAAGAATTCCAGTATAAAACTCTCATGGACGCGACTAAAGTTATCTTCGGAGAACTCAATGAGAATATCCTTGAGGCACCTACGCCACTTACCGGCACATACACATTCACAATCCTCGTAAATGTTCCGGAAGGAAGCAGTGTGTCCTTTGAGAATGCCAAAATTATTTTCACAGGAAGAACCTACGGTAAGCTTGGAACAGATTTTAAGGGCAGAGATTTACTTGCGGGTATTATCTGGGGTTCGAGAGTGTCTCTTGTGATCGGTATATCAGTGGCAGTGTTTAGTGTCATAGTGGGAATATTTTATGGTGTTACAAGTGCATACCTTGGAGGATGGAGTGACGAACTTATGATGAGGTTCCAAGAATTCATGGCGTCAATTCCAAGCCTTCCGATACTTATACTTATGGGTGCTTACTTTGGAGGCCACATAAAGCTTTGGCAGATAGTAGTACTGCTTGTACTCTTTGGATGGGTAGGAATAGCGAGAGTTGCTAGAAGTATGGCACTCCAGATTAAAGAGCAGACGTACGTTGAGGCCGCGAAGGCACTTGGTGCTGGAACTGGAAGAATAATCTTCAAGCACATGGTGCCGCAACTTCTTCCATATGCATTCGCCCAGATGGCACTCAGTGTCCCAAGTGCAGTCCTTTCGGAGGCATCTCTTAGCTACCTTGGTCTGGGTGATCCAACTGCAGTTACATGGGGACAAATACTCCACGACGCACAAGTTGCAGGTGCTGCGGTGAATGGGTACTGGTGGTGGGTTATTCCACCCGGACTTGCAATAGCTCTAGTTGGATTGACTTTCGTACTTATCGGTACTGCCCTTGACAGAGTGCTTAACCCAAGACTGAAGAGGCTATGA
- a CDS encoding ABC transporter ATP-binding protein, which yields MTNVLEVRNLKMYYFTNRGMVRAVDDISFDLKKGEVLGLAGESGCGKSSLGFTLMGMPTPPGKIVGGSIKIDGREIVGLPEDVLRKEIRWQKISMIFQGAMNALNPVYTIGYQMIEPLIYHKGMSKEEALDRAMKYLELVGLAPEIVYRYPHELSGGMKQRVVIASALLLEPEVVIADEPTTALDVVVQAQIINLMKKLKKELGLSMIFITHDLSILAEISDRVAIMYAGKIVEIGDSEKIYYEPAHPYTQKLLAAIPRLHEDVEKLEFIPGQPPNLIHPPDGCRFHPRCPYATQQCKEQIPEMKKVDKDHYAACWLL from the coding sequence ATGACAAATGTCCTTGAAGTTCGCAACCTTAAGATGTATTACTTCACTAACAGGGGTATGGTGAGAGCAGTCGATGACATAAGCTTTGACCTCAAGAAAGGAGAGGTTCTAGGACTTGCAGGTGAGAGTGGATGTGGAAAATCATCGCTTGGTTTCACTTTAATGGGAATGCCCACTCCACCAGGAAAAATCGTTGGAGGAAGCATCAAGATTGACGGCAGAGAGATAGTTGGATTACCCGAAGATGTCCTCAGGAAAGAAATTAGGTGGCAGAAAATCTCAATGATATTCCAAGGTGCTATGAACGCTCTAAACCCAGTTTATACCATCGGATACCAGATGATAGAACCACTAATATATCACAAAGGCATGTCAAAGGAAGAAGCCTTAGATAGAGCTATGAAATACTTAGAGCTAGTTGGACTTGCTCCGGAAATAGTTTATAGGTATCCACACGAGCTCAGTGGTGGAATGAAGCAGAGAGTTGTCATAGCTTCTGCATTGCTCCTTGAGCCGGAGGTAGTAATTGCAGACGAGCCCACAACAGCTTTGGACGTAGTGGTTCAAGCTCAGATCATAAACCTTATGAAGAAGCTGAAAAAAGAACTCGGCCTATCAATGATATTCATTACCCACGATCTGAGCATTCTTGCGGAGATAAGCGATAGAGTGGCAATAATGTATGCAGGAAAAATAGTGGAAATTGGAGACAGCGAAAAGATATACTATGAACCAGCTCATCCGTATACCCAAAAACTCCTAGCAGCAATCCCAAGATTGCATGAGGATGTTGAAAAGCTCGAATTTATACCCGGACAACCACCCAACCTCATACACCCACCAGATGGATGTCGCTTCCACCCAAGATGTCCATACGCAACGCAACAATGTAAAGAGCAAATCCCAGAAATGAAGAAAGTTGATAAAGATCACTATGCTGCATGCTGGTTGTTGTGA
- a CDS encoding ABC transporter ATP-binding protein — protein sequence MAEPVLKVENLKKYFPVRRGFLAGLKGEPPKFVRAVDGVSFEVYKQEVFALVGESGCGKTTTGKLVMKLLEPTDGKIYLEGQDVTELKTQEEIKAYRRKVQMVFQDPFSSMNPRFRIYDVLEEPLLIHGIGETRAEREELIYKALEMVKIVPPEDYVGRHPHMLSGGQRQRVAIARALILNPTFIVADEPVSMLDVSIRAEVLELMKELKEKMGVTYLYITHDLSTARYFADHIAVMYLGRIVEMGPAKVVIDNPIHPYTRALLAAVPEPIPERRNIIKEIPIKGEVPNAANIPPGCRFHPRCLYMEKGLCDTKHPQLIEYEHNHWVECHLAGKY from the coding sequence ATGGCGGAACCTGTGTTAAAAGTTGAGAACCTCAAGAAATACTTCCCTGTTAGGAGAGGATTCCTAGCAGGACTCAAAGGCGAGCCTCCCAAGTTCGTTAGGGCAGTAGATGGCGTTAGCTTTGAAGTTTACAAACAGGAAGTCTTTGCATTAGTAGGAGAGAGCGGATGTGGAAAAACGACCACTGGAAAACTAGTAATGAAGCTGTTAGAACCCACAGATGGAAAGATTTATCTTGAGGGACAGGATGTAACAGAACTTAAAACTCAAGAAGAGATTAAAGCGTACAGAAGAAAAGTCCAGATGGTCTTCCAGGATCCATTTTCTTCAATGAACCCGAGGTTCAGAATATACGATGTATTGGAAGAACCACTCCTTATTCACGGAATCGGTGAAACAAGAGCAGAGAGAGAAGAGCTCATCTACAAGGCGCTTGAAATGGTCAAAATCGTTCCACCCGAAGACTATGTGGGAAGACACCCACACATGCTCTCGGGAGGTCAGAGACAGAGAGTAGCTATCGCAAGAGCTTTAATCCTTAATCCAACGTTTATAGTGGCTGATGAGCCGGTTTCAATGCTTGATGTTTCAATTAGAGCAGAGGTTCTTGAATTAATGAAAGAGCTCAAAGAAAAGATGGGTGTTACATACCTCTACATCACCCACGACCTCTCAACAGCCAGATACTTCGCTGACCATATCGCCGTTATGTACTTGGGAAGAATCGTCGAAATGGGGCCTGCAAAAGTAGTAATTGACAACCCAATACACCCCTACACAAGAGCCCTACTTGCAGCGGTACCAGAGCCAATTCCAGAGAGAAGAAACATAATCAAAGAGATTCCAATTAAGGGTGAAGTTCCAAACGCTGCAAACATTCCTCCGGGCTGCAGATTCCACCCAAGATGTCTTTACATGGAGAAAGGACTCTGTGATACCAAACATCCACAACTGATAGAATACGAGCACAACCACTGGGTTGAGTGTCACTTAGCTGGAAAGTATTAA
- a CDS encoding NAD+ synthase, with amino-acid sequence MRFLDYEKVINMLISFIQEKVEESKVKGVVLGISGGVDSATVAYLATKALGKERVLGLILPYYINQDVDDALLVCKELGIEHKLINIKEIVDQFEKSIGFELDRVSKGNLMSRTRMVILYAYANSKNYLVLGTSNKSEFLTGYFTKWGDAASDYAPLINLYKTEVWEIAKRVGVPERIINKKPSAGLWEGQSDEDDLGISYQLLDEILYRLVDLKMEKNKIAEELNVPIEKVKHVENLVKRSEHKRRLPIGPEI; translated from the coding sequence ATGAGGTTCTTAGACTACGAAAAAGTCATAAACATGTTGATTTCTTTTATCCAGGAAAAAGTTGAGGAATCCAAAGTCAAGGGAGTGGTTTTAGGAATCAGCGGCGGTGTAGACAGCGCAACCGTGGCTTATCTTGCCACAAAGGCACTTGGAAAAGAAAGGGTGCTTGGCCTTATTCTGCCCTACTACATAAATCAGGACGTTGATGATGCTTTGTTGGTATGTAAAGAACTTGGAATCGAGCACAAGCTCATCAACATAAAAGAAATAGTGGATCAGTTTGAAAAGAGCATTGGATTTGAGCTTGACAGAGTTTCCAAAGGGAATCTGATGTCAAGAACCAGGATGGTAATTTTGTATGCTTATGCGAACTCAAAAAATTATCTTGTTTTGGGAACCTCCAATAAAAGCGAATTCTTGACGGGGTATTTCACAAAATGGGGAGACGCAGCTAGTGACTATGCGCCCTTAATCAACCTTTACAAAACGGAAGTTTGGGAAATTGCCAAGAGGGTGGGAGTCCCTGAGAGGATAATAAATAAAAAACCAAGTGCCGGCTTATGGGAAGGACAAAGCGACGAAGATGACCTTGGAATCAGCTACCAGCTCCTCGACGAAATCCTCTATAGGCTAGTGGATTTAAAAATGGAAAAGAACAAAATTGCTGAAGAACTAAACGTGCCAATAGAGAAAGTTAAACATGTTGAGAATCTTGTCAAAAGAAGTGAGCACAAAAGGAGACTTCCAATAGGACCAGAAATTTAG
- a CDS encoding DMT family transporter: MKKGYLLVFLAASMWGTLGIFAKLLYGFGLDPFTITFYRAIIAFGLLFVYNLSQGLQVKKHRLPFYAFYGFFAVFLFYILYFYTVKISSVSLAVLLLYSAPIYSTILGYFIFGERITPLKLAALLMAIMGVLLVVNPNGENVSRVAVVLGLLSGLTYALYGILAKLAVRNEKPEEALLYTIGFGALFLAPFSNFKIPLSSLPYLFGLAFFPTFLA; the protein is encoded by the coding sequence GTGAAAAAGGGATACCTACTCGTCTTTTTAGCCGCGAGTATGTGGGGAACCCTTGGTATTTTTGCTAAACTGCTCTATGGCTTTGGATTGGATCCTTTTACGATAACATTCTACAGGGCAATCATAGCGTTTGGACTTCTTTTTGTGTATAATCTCTCCCAAGGCCTTCAGGTTAAAAAGCATAGGCTACCTTTCTATGCGTTTTATGGGTTTTTTGCGGTGTTTCTGTTTTACATACTGTACTTTTACACCGTTAAAATCTCATCTGTATCCTTGGCGGTTCTTCTGCTGTATTCTGCCCCAATTTATTCCACGATACTTGGATATTTCATCTTTGGTGAAAGAATCACTCCCCTAAAGCTCGCAGCACTTCTAATGGCAATAATGGGGGTCCTTCTAGTTGTTAATCCCAATGGGGAAAATGTGAGCAGGGTGGCCGTAGTACTGGGACTTTTATCGGGACTTACATATGCCCTCTATGGAATCCTAGCAAAACTTGCTGTAAGAAATGAAAAACCTGAAGAGGCTCTTCTTTACACAATAGGCTTTGGAGCTCTTTTCCTAGCGCCGTTTTCAAATTTTAAAATCCCTCTGTCTTCTTTACCCTACCTTTTTGGACTGGCGTTCTTCCCAACATTCTTAGCATAA
- a CDS encoding IS982 family transposase (programmed frameshift) has protein sequence MVVMNFQQEILIIKSEIYPIISKHYPKNTHREIISLYDLITFAILAHLHFGGVYKHAYRVLIEEMKLFPKIRYNKLTERLNRHEKLLLLAQEELFKKHAREYVRILDSKPIQTKELARKNRKEKKGSSEIISEKPAVGFVPSKKKFYYGYKLTCYSDGNLLALLSVDPANKHDVSVVREKFWVIVEEFSGCFLFLDKGYVSRELQEEFLKFGVVYTPVKRENQVSNLEEKKFYKYLSDFRRRIETLFSKFSEFLLKPSRSVSLRGLVVRILGAILAVNLDRLYNFTDGGN, from the exons GTGGTTGTTATGAACTTTCAGCAGGAAATCCTGATCATAAAATCCGAAATCTATCCGATAATCAGCAAACACTACCCGAAAAACACTCACAGGGAAATAATCAGCCTCTACGACCTAATAACCTTCGCAATACTAGCCCACCTGCACTTCGGAGGAGTTTACAAGCACGCTTACAGAGTCCTAATCGAAGAAATGAAGCTGTTCCCCAAAATCAGGTACAACAAACTAACAGAACGCTTGAACAGGCACGAAAAACTCCTGCTCCTAGCGCAGGAAGAATTATTCAAAAAACACGCCAGAGAATACGTTAGAATACTGGACTCAAAGCCCATTCAGACCAAGGAGTTGGCCAGAAAAAACAGGAAGGAGAAGAAGGGTTCTTCAGAAATCATCTCTGAAAAGCCCGCAGTTGGGTTTGTTCCCTCTA AAAAAAAGTTTTACTATGGGTACAAGCTGACCTGTTACTCTGATGGGAACCTGTTGGCTTTGCTGTCCGTTGATCCGGCAAACAAGCATGATGTGAGTGTTGTCAGGGAAAAGTTCTGGGTGATTGTTGAGGAGTTTTCTGGCTGTTTTCTGTTTTTGGATAAGGGTTACGTTAGTAGAGAACTTCAGGAGGAATTCCTGAAGTTTGGCGTTGTTTACACGCCGGTGAAGCGGGAGAATCAGGTTAGTAATCTGGAGGAGAAGAAGTTTTACAAGTACTTGTCTGACTTTCGCAGGAGGATTGAGACTTTGTTTTCGAAGTTTTCTGAGTTTCTTCTGAAGCCGAGCAGGAGTGTTAGTTTGAGGGGGTTGGTTGTCAGGATTTTAGGGGCGATTCTGGCCGTGAATCTGGACAGATTATACAACTTCACAGATGGTGGGAACTAG
- the glnA gene encoding type I glutamate--ammonia ligase, which translates to MNEIKSFIRYDSNKPKFLQLIFVDINGAPKGMEVPIERYEEAVTEGISFDGASIPGFQGLEDSDLLFKADPTTYVEVPWEGIAKVFGYIYKDGKPYYADPRRILGSVVEELEKMGITAYIGVEPEFYLFEKNGSWELKLPDGGGYFDLINLDKAREIKRTIAYYMPAFKLIPEVLHHEVGPGQHEINFRFADALTTADNIVRFKYLVKAVAESYGLYATFMPKPLFGKPGNGMHMHISLWQDGRNIFKGEEGLSDEALHFIGGILKHARALAAITNPTVNSYKRLVPGYEAPVYISWGYKNRSTLIRVPAYAGNGARIEYRCPDPSANPYLAFAAVLMAGIDGIKHKTEPFAYVEENVYELGEKERDALGIEVLPKTLEEALEELKRDRVVKDTLGEAYRNFIEHKTEEWEEYQRYLEKNKIERKTIKVTEWELERYFYI; encoded by the coding sequence ATGAACGAGATTAAATCCTTCATCAGATATGATTCAAACAAGCCCAAGTTTCTGCAACTAATTTTTGTTGACATAAATGGTGCCCCAAAAGGAATGGAGGTTCCGATTGAACGGTATGAAGAGGCCGTTACTGAGGGAATATCCTTTGATGGGGCTTCAATTCCAGGATTTCAGGGACTAGAGGACAGTGACCTCCTTTTCAAAGCAGATCCTACCACTTACGTTGAAGTCCCGTGGGAAGGAATTGCAAAGGTATTCGGATATATCTACAAAGATGGAAAGCCCTACTATGCTGATCCAAGAAGGATACTTGGTTCAGTCGTAGAAGAACTGGAAAAGATGGGGATAACAGCCTATATAGGAGTTGAGCCGGAGTTTTATCTCTTTGAGAAGAACGGGTCGTGGGAGCTCAAGCTTCCTGATGGTGGAGGCTATTTTGATCTTATTAATCTGGACAAAGCTAGGGAAATTAAGAGGACTATAGCTTATTATATGCCCGCATTTAAGTTAATCCCCGAAGTTCTACACCATGAAGTCGGTCCGGGACAGCATGAAATAAATTTCCGCTTTGCAGATGCCTTAACAACTGCCGATAACATAGTCAGGTTCAAGTACTTAGTTAAAGCAGTTGCAGAAAGTTACGGCCTTTATGCCACATTTATGCCAAAACCTCTTTTCGGAAAGCCCGGCAATGGAATGCATATGCACATAAGCCTCTGGCAAGATGGAAGGAATATCTTTAAGGGGGAGGAAGGACTAAGTGATGAGGCCCTCCACTTCATTGGGGGTATTTTAAAGCATGCAAGAGCTTTAGCAGCAATAACCAATCCCACTGTTAACTCATACAAACGTTTAGTGCCAGGATACGAGGCTCCAGTATATATCTCGTGGGGATACAAAAACCGGAGCACGTTGATAAGGGTTCCCGCATATGCAGGAAATGGCGCAAGAATAGAGTACCGCTGTCCTGATCCAAGTGCAAATCCATATCTTGCATTTGCAGCTGTCTTAATGGCAGGTATTGATGGGATAAAACACAAAACCGAGCCGTTTGCTTACGTTGAAGAGAACGTATATGAGCTGGGAGAAAAAGAGAGGGACGCTTTGGGGATAGAGGTTTTACCAAAGACTTTAGAAGAAGCCCTCGAAGAGCTGAAGAGAGACAGAGTAGTTAAGGATACTCTTGGAGAAGCTTATCGCAACTTCATTGAACACAAAACAGAAGAATGGGAAGAGTATCAGAGATACCTAGAGAAAAACAAAATTGAAAGAAAAACAATAAAGGTTACAGAATGGGAGCTTGAGCGCTACTTCTATATCTGA
- a CDS encoding DUF61 family protein: protein MPTEDELLQKELSRLNFHLPKSRKSLKVLLEEDEPKVQLRDGQFHFFKKDELKYLSTLLDSDEHESLSLPIILEITPTWHGYFRVRGKAAVKVIEKILGTYDMLEEKSEVILPRYLIPEIRKKLPTTTTYAFIIDMLE from the coding sequence ATGCCTACGGAAGACGAACTACTCCAGAAAGAACTCTCTCGTCTAAATTTCCACTTACCAAAAAGTAGAAAGAGCCTTAAGGTTCTCCTTGAGGAGGACGAGCCTAAAGTACAGCTTAGGGACGGCCAGTTTCATTTTTTCAAGAAAGACGAGTTGAAGTACCTCAGCACTTTACTCGATAGTGATGAACATGAGTCTCTTTCTCTGCCTATAATACTCGAAATTACTCCAACATGGCATGGCTACTTCAGGGTCAGGGGAAAAGCTGCGGTCAAGGTTATTGAAAAGATACTCGGAACCTACGATATGTTAGAAGAAAAAAGTGAAGTGATACTCCCCCGTTATCTCATTCCGGAAATTCGGAAAAAATTGCCTACAACAACGACCTATGCCTTTATAATAGACATGTTGGAGTAG